A window from Salarias fasciatus chromosome 11, fSalaFa1.1, whole genome shotgun sequence encodes these proteins:
- the ntrk1 gene encoding high affinity nerve growth factor receptor isoform X1 yields MAEAPRAPALLLTLLLPALPGLLPAPALGGCPSACRCSFAVLQCLQTDGITSIPPLAQQEGDNVTEIHIENQSGLENITDNDLMNYKELRNLTITSCNLRFISANAFQKNVKLQYVDLALNSLEVISWRVFHFLPLLNLVLRENPLVCSCDLHWLQQWQLSGRGDLEGQTLLCWNGEGEAEPLGSAVLDNCSLPEVFITSSHEKVQEGGSLNFTCQVTGSPTPDVRWRTQNLTSQFYTQEQFWGSTLDLVLILTNVSSMDNLHNLTCEAENQAGPQEKMVQLDIEFPVKIIYLRNAEQQHHWCIPFAVDGNPEPEISWLYNGASFTLTRYAYMQLIPDSLDGSVKHGCLFFNKPTHVNNGFYTLVARNRLGGANATAEGMFMNNPFGPSDPEGLIPVDTDPSKSSIELESLKYFGTVSLLTPSGPKTKSEMDVTENLENRVFVVSVAVGLALFACTFLLILLVVINKCGRHSKFGIHRSSVLGTGDDLAVSLRFLNFGTSPPSSDEDSGLSSFVENPQYFCGIIKDKDMCVQHIKRQDIVLKWELGEGAFGKVYLAECANLSPDTDKMLVAIKTLKDATESTRQDFQREAELLTVLQHQHIVRFYGVCTDGEPLAMVFEYMRHGDLNRFLRAHGPDARILDESHTPPLGQLTLPQMLQIAAQIASGMVYLASLHFVHRDLATRNCLVGEGLVVKIGDFGMSRDIYSTDYYRVGGRTMLPIRWMPPESIMYRKFTTESDIWSFGVVLWEIFTYGKQPWYQLSNSEAIECITQGRELERPRTCPKEIYLLMQGCWQREPQQRMVIKDIHSRLLALVKNPPVYLDILG; encoded by the exons tcACATAGAGAACCAGTCTGGCCTGGAGAACATCACAGACAATGACCTGATGAACTACAAAGAACTGAGAAACCT TACCATCACGTCATGCAACCTGAGGTTCATCTCTGCCAACGCCTTCcagaaaaatgtcaaactgcaatatgt aGATCTGGCGTTGAACTCCCTGGAGGTGATCAGCTGGAGGGttttccacttcctgcctctgctCAACCT GGTTCTGCGGGAGAACCCGCTGGTGTGTTCCTGCGACCTGCACTGGCTGCAGCAGTGGCAGCTGAGTGGCCGCGgagacctggagggacaaacgcTGCTCTGCTGGAACGGCGAGGGAGAGGCGGAGCCACTGGGGAGTGCCGTGCTGGACAACTGCA GTCTTCCAGAAGTCTTCATCACTTCGTCTCATGAGAAAGTTCAGGAAGGAGGAAGTCTCAACTTCACCTGTCAGGTGACAGGAAGTCCAACTCCTGATGTCCGCTGGAGAACACAGAACCTCACCTCTCAGTTCTACAcacag GAACAGTTCTGGGGCTCGACGCTGGATCTGGTCCTCATCCTCACCAATGTGTCCTCCATGGATAACCTGCACAACCTGACTTGCGAGGCGGAGAACCAGGCTGGGCCCCAGGAGAAAATGGTGCAACTGGACATCGAGT TTCCGGTGAAGATCATCTACCTGCGGAATGCCGAACAGCAGCACCACTGGTGTATCCCCTTCGCGGTGGACGGAAACCCTGAGCCGGAGATCTCCTGGCTTTACAATGGTGCCAGCTTCACGCTGACGCGCTACGCCTACATGCAGTTGATCCCGGACTCACTGGATGGTTCCGTAAAGCACGGCTGCCTGTTCTTCAACAAGCCTACCCACGTCAACAACGGGTTCTACACCCTGGTGGCCCGGAACCGGCTGGGCGGCGCCAACGCCACCGCTGAGGGGATGTTCATGAACAATCCCTTCGGCCCGTCGGACCCCGAGGGCCTCATTCCAG TTGATACGGACCCAAGTAAGTCCTCCATTGAGCTGGAGTCTCTAAAATATTTTGG CACTGTCTCTCTTTTGACTCCCTCAGGTCCTAAGACCAAGTCTGAGATGGACGTGacagagaacctggagaaccggGTGTTTGTg GTATCTGTTGCCGTGGGTCTGGCTTTGTTTGCCTGTACTTTTCTACTCATTCTGCTTGTGGTCATCAACAAATGCGGTCGACACTCCAAGTTTGGTATCCACC GCTCATCAGTTCTGGGGACAGGTGACGATTTAGCCGTCTCGCTTCGATTCCTGAACTTTGGAACCAGCCCCCCTTCCTCAGATGAAGACTCGGGTCTGTCCAGCTTCGTGGAGAACCCACAGTACTTCTGTGGCATCATCAAAGACAAAGATATGT GCGTGCAGCACATCAAGCGGCAGGACATCGTCCTGAAGTGGGAACTTGGCGAGGGGGCATTCGGGAAAGTCTACCTGGCCGAATGCGCCAACCTGAGCCCCGACACCGACAAGATGCTGGTGGCCATCAAG acccTGAAGGACGCCACTGAGTCAACTCGGCAGGACTTCCAGCGTGAAGCGGAGCTGCTGACAGTGCTCCAGCACCAGCACATTGTTCGATTCTATGGCGTCTGCACGGACGGCGAACCGCTGGCCATGGTGTTCGAGTACATGAGACACGGAGACCTGAACCGCTTCCTGCG GGCTCACGGCCCAGATGCCCGGATCCTGGATGAGTCCCACACGCCCCCGCTGGGCCAGCTCACCCTTCCTCAGATGCTGCAGATCGCAGCTCAGATCGCTTCCGGCATGGTGTACCTGGCCTCGCTACACTTCGTCCACCGTGACCTGGCGACACGGAACTGCCTGGTGGGGGAGGGCCTTGTGGTGAAGATCGGAGACTTTGGCATGTCCAGAGATATCTATAGTACCGATTACTACCGG GTGGGGGGGCGCACCATGCTGCCGATTCGCTGGATGCCCCCTGAGAGCATCATGTACAGGAAGTTCACCACTGAGAGCGACATCTGGAGCTTCGGTGTGGTTCTCTGGGAGATCTTCACCTACGGCAAGCAGCCCTGGTACCAGCTGTCCAACAGTGAG GCCATCGAATGCATCACGCAGGGCCGGGAGCTGGAGAGGCCAAGAACCTGCCCTAAGGAGATCTACCTGCTGATGCAGGGCTGCTGGCAGAGGGAGCCCCAGCAGAGGATGGTCATCAAGGACATCCACAGCCGCCTGCTGGCCCTGGTCAAGAACCCGCCCGTCTACCTGGACATCCTGGGCTAG
- the ntrk1 gene encoding high affinity nerve growth factor receptor isoform X2 yields MAEAPRAPALLLTLLLPALPGLLPAPALGGCPSACRCSFAVLQCLQTDGITSIPPLAQQEGDNVTEIHIENQSGLENITDNDLMNYKELRNLTITSCNLRFISANAFQKNVKLQYVDLALNSLEVISWRVFHFLPLLNLVLRENPLVCSCDLHWLQQWQLSGRGDLEGQTLLCWNGEGEAEPLGSAVLDNCSLPEVFITSSHEKVQEGGSLNFTCQVTGSPTPDVRWRTQNLTSQFYTQEQFWGSTLDLVLILTNVSSMDNLHNLTCEAENQAGPQEKMVQLDIEFPVKIIYLRNAEQQHHWCIPFAVDGNPEPEISWLYNGASFTLTRYAYMQLIPDSLDGSVKHGCLFFNKPTHVNNGFYTLVARNRLGGANATAEGMFMNNPFGPSDPEGLIPVDTDPSPKTKSEMDVTENLENRVFVVSVAVGLALFACTFLLILLVVINKCGRHSKFGIHRSSVLGTGDDLAVSLRFLNFGTSPPSSDEDSGLSSFVENPQYFCGIIKDKDMCVQHIKRQDIVLKWELGEGAFGKVYLAECANLSPDTDKMLVAIKTLKDATESTRQDFQREAELLTVLQHQHIVRFYGVCTDGEPLAMVFEYMRHGDLNRFLRAHGPDARILDESHTPPLGQLTLPQMLQIAAQIASGMVYLASLHFVHRDLATRNCLVGEGLVVKIGDFGMSRDIYSTDYYRVGGRTMLPIRWMPPESIMYRKFTTESDIWSFGVVLWEIFTYGKQPWYQLSNSEAIECITQGRELERPRTCPKEIYLLMQGCWQREPQQRMVIKDIHSRLLALVKNPPVYLDILG; encoded by the exons tcACATAGAGAACCAGTCTGGCCTGGAGAACATCACAGACAATGACCTGATGAACTACAAAGAACTGAGAAACCT TACCATCACGTCATGCAACCTGAGGTTCATCTCTGCCAACGCCTTCcagaaaaatgtcaaactgcaatatgt aGATCTGGCGTTGAACTCCCTGGAGGTGATCAGCTGGAGGGttttccacttcctgcctctgctCAACCT GGTTCTGCGGGAGAACCCGCTGGTGTGTTCCTGCGACCTGCACTGGCTGCAGCAGTGGCAGCTGAGTGGCCGCGgagacctggagggacaaacgcTGCTCTGCTGGAACGGCGAGGGAGAGGCGGAGCCACTGGGGAGTGCCGTGCTGGACAACTGCA GTCTTCCAGAAGTCTTCATCACTTCGTCTCATGAGAAAGTTCAGGAAGGAGGAAGTCTCAACTTCACCTGTCAGGTGACAGGAAGTCCAACTCCTGATGTCCGCTGGAGAACACAGAACCTCACCTCTCAGTTCTACAcacag GAACAGTTCTGGGGCTCGACGCTGGATCTGGTCCTCATCCTCACCAATGTGTCCTCCATGGATAACCTGCACAACCTGACTTGCGAGGCGGAGAACCAGGCTGGGCCCCAGGAGAAAATGGTGCAACTGGACATCGAGT TTCCGGTGAAGATCATCTACCTGCGGAATGCCGAACAGCAGCACCACTGGTGTATCCCCTTCGCGGTGGACGGAAACCCTGAGCCGGAGATCTCCTGGCTTTACAATGGTGCCAGCTTCACGCTGACGCGCTACGCCTACATGCAGTTGATCCCGGACTCACTGGATGGTTCCGTAAAGCACGGCTGCCTGTTCTTCAACAAGCCTACCCACGTCAACAACGGGTTCTACACCCTGGTGGCCCGGAACCGGCTGGGCGGCGCCAACGCCACCGCTGAGGGGATGTTCATGAACAATCCCTTCGGCCCGTCGGACCCCGAGGGCCTCATTCCAG TTGATACGGACCCAA GTCCTAAGACCAAGTCTGAGATGGACGTGacagagaacctggagaaccggGTGTTTGTg GTATCTGTTGCCGTGGGTCTGGCTTTGTTTGCCTGTACTTTTCTACTCATTCTGCTTGTGGTCATCAACAAATGCGGTCGACACTCCAAGTTTGGTATCCACC GCTCATCAGTTCTGGGGACAGGTGACGATTTAGCCGTCTCGCTTCGATTCCTGAACTTTGGAACCAGCCCCCCTTCCTCAGATGAAGACTCGGGTCTGTCCAGCTTCGTGGAGAACCCACAGTACTTCTGTGGCATCATCAAAGACAAAGATATGT GCGTGCAGCACATCAAGCGGCAGGACATCGTCCTGAAGTGGGAACTTGGCGAGGGGGCATTCGGGAAAGTCTACCTGGCCGAATGCGCCAACCTGAGCCCCGACACCGACAAGATGCTGGTGGCCATCAAG acccTGAAGGACGCCACTGAGTCAACTCGGCAGGACTTCCAGCGTGAAGCGGAGCTGCTGACAGTGCTCCAGCACCAGCACATTGTTCGATTCTATGGCGTCTGCACGGACGGCGAACCGCTGGCCATGGTGTTCGAGTACATGAGACACGGAGACCTGAACCGCTTCCTGCG GGCTCACGGCCCAGATGCCCGGATCCTGGATGAGTCCCACACGCCCCCGCTGGGCCAGCTCACCCTTCCTCAGATGCTGCAGATCGCAGCTCAGATCGCTTCCGGCATGGTGTACCTGGCCTCGCTACACTTCGTCCACCGTGACCTGGCGACACGGAACTGCCTGGTGGGGGAGGGCCTTGTGGTGAAGATCGGAGACTTTGGCATGTCCAGAGATATCTATAGTACCGATTACTACCGG GTGGGGGGGCGCACCATGCTGCCGATTCGCTGGATGCCCCCTGAGAGCATCATGTACAGGAAGTTCACCACTGAGAGCGACATCTGGAGCTTCGGTGTGGTTCTCTGGGAGATCTTCACCTACGGCAAGCAGCCCTGGTACCAGCTGTCCAACAGTGAG GCCATCGAATGCATCACGCAGGGCCGGGAGCTGGAGAGGCCAAGAACCTGCCCTAAGGAGATCTACCTGCTGATGCAGGGCTGCTGGCAGAGGGAGCCCCAGCAGAGGATGGTCATCAAGGACATCCACAGCCGCCTGCTGGCCCTGGTCAAGAACCCGCCCGTCTACCTGGACATCCTGGGCTAG